One Paraburkholderia agricolaris DNA segment encodes these proteins:
- a CDS encoding S1C family serine protease codes for METSSSSGNPLQDLSDNLAGIVERVGQRVVAVHGRHRIPSSGVIWRRGVVVTAAHTLRHEDGIKVTLADNRTVGAVLAGQDPGTDLAVLKLDGVDLDPVESGDAGSLKAGHLVLAVARSDGLGASADFGVVGAVGGSWRTWRGGQLDAFVRLDGGLRPGFSGAALADMRGQVMGICTSALARGAGILIPSATVARVADELLAKGHVSRGYLGVGTQPVNLSDAWIRKMNLSSDRGLLIVSLAANGPAEQAGVLIGDVLIELDDEPCRDIEDLHAALSSGRIGQPLKIALIRGGERQACAVTLGERPQRNACR; via the coding sequence ATGGAAACCTCAAGCTCCAGCGGAAATCCATTGCAGGACCTTTCCGACAATCTGGCGGGCATCGTCGAGCGCGTAGGGCAGCGTGTTGTCGCCGTGCACGGCCGGCATCGCATTCCTTCAAGTGGCGTAATCTGGCGGCGTGGTGTTGTCGTCACGGCGGCGCACACGCTCAGACACGAAGACGGGATCAAGGTCACGCTGGCCGATAACCGGACCGTCGGCGCGGTCCTCGCGGGGCAGGACCCGGGTACCGACCTCGCCGTGCTCAAACTGGACGGTGTCGACCTCGATCCGGTCGAGTCCGGCGATGCCGGCTCGCTCAAGGCCGGCCATCTGGTACTCGCGGTCGCCCGGTCCGACGGGCTCGGCGCCAGTGCGGATTTCGGCGTGGTCGGCGCTGTGGGCGGCTCCTGGCGCACCTGGCGGGGCGGCCAACTGGATGCCTTCGTGCGGCTCGACGGCGGCCTGCGTCCGGGTTTCTCGGGCGCGGCGCTCGCGGATATGCGCGGACAGGTCATGGGTATCTGCACCTCGGCGCTCGCGCGTGGCGCCGGCATCCTGATTCCGTCGGCAACCGTGGCGCGCGTCGCCGACGAACTGCTGGCTAAAGGACATGTATCGCGCGGCTACCTCGGCGTCGGCACGCAGCCCGTGAATCTGTCGGACGCATGGATCAGGAAAATGAACCTGTCGTCCGATCGCGGCTTGCTGATCGTTTCGCTTGCCGCGAACGGTCCTGCAGAACAGGCAGGCGTGCTTATCGGCGACGTGCTGATCGAACTGGATGACGAGCCGTGCCGGGACATCGAAGACCTGCACGCCGCGCTCAGTTCCGGTCGTATCGGACAGCCGTTGAAAATCGCGCTGATTCGCGGCGGCGAGCGTCAGGCGTGTGCCGTCACGCTCGGCGAACGCCCGCAACGGAATGCGTGCCGGTGA
- a CDS encoding MFS transporter has product MEAVEIAGGGAVSVDARSVKSVALASLIGTTVEWYDFFLYGTITGLVFDKLFFPTGNAFVSTMLAYTVYAVGFVTRPLGGVIFGHFGDRFGRKPLLVLTLSIMGVSTFLIGVLPTYASIGVWAPACLLLLRLLQGIGLGGEWGGAVLMAFEYAPRKQRGLYASYPQIGLAIGLCLSSGVVAALTTWLTPDAFLQWGWRAAFMASILLVAVGMFIRLRIVETPAFTKIRDTHAVAKVPAREVFTDYRKNVFLGWGARYIDGVIFNIYAVFALSYLIGIHHYAKSAILVAVTLAALVLMFMIPIASRLSDRIGRRKVFGWGALACGLSAWPAFAVFHYSTSLAAVTATIVIVLGVIYAFVYGPEAAMFCELFDTRVRYSGISIVYQVSGIVSSSITPLVATALLHYGNLQPWWIALYIACVGLLSSVCTYFIRRTF; this is encoded by the coding sequence ATGGAAGCAGTGGAAATTGCAGGAGGCGGCGCGGTGAGCGTCGACGCCAGGTCTGTAAAGTCGGTTGCCTTGGCCAGTCTGATCGGCACGACTGTCGAGTGGTACGACTTTTTCCTCTACGGCACGATTACCGGGCTCGTATTCGACAAGCTTTTCTTCCCGACCGGAAACGCTTTCGTTTCCACCATGCTGGCCTATACGGTGTACGCGGTCGGCTTTGTCACCCGGCCGCTCGGCGGAGTGATCTTCGGCCATTTCGGTGATCGCTTCGGACGCAAACCATTGCTGGTGCTCACGCTTTCCATCATGGGCGTGTCCACGTTTCTGATCGGCGTGCTGCCAACCTATGCGTCGATCGGCGTCTGGGCGCCTGCCTGCCTGCTCCTGTTGCGGCTGCTGCAGGGCATTGGGCTGGGCGGCGAATGGGGCGGCGCGGTGCTGATGGCTTTCGAGTACGCGCCTCGCAAACAGCGTGGCCTGTACGCGTCATATCCGCAGATCGGGCTCGCAATCGGTCTGTGTCTGAGCAGCGGCGTGGTGGCCGCACTGACCACCTGGCTGACGCCTGACGCCTTCCTGCAATGGGGCTGGCGGGCCGCTTTCATGGCCAGCATCCTGCTCGTCGCCGTGGGCATGTTTATCCGTTTGCGCATCGTCGAGACGCCCGCATTCACGAAGATTCGCGACACGCATGCGGTTGCGAAAGTACCGGCGCGCGAAGTATTCACCGATTACCGCAAGAACGTGTTCCTGGGTTGGGGCGCGCGCTATATCGACGGTGTGATTTTCAACATCTACGCGGTGTTCGCGCTGAGCTATCTGATCGGCATCCACCACTATGCGAAGTCGGCGATCCTCGTGGCCGTGACGCTTGCAGCGCTGGTGCTGATGTTCATGATTCCGATCGCCTCGCGCCTGTCGGACCGGATCGGCCGTCGCAAGGTGTTCGGCTGGGGCGCGCTGGCCTGCGGCCTGAGCGCATGGCCGGCCTTTGCGGTCTTTCATTACTCGACCAGTCTCGCCGCCGTGACCGCCACCATCGTGATCGTGCTCGGTGTGATCTACGCGTTCGTCTACGGACCCGAAGCCGCGATGTTCTGCGAACTGTTCGATACGCGGGTGCGCTATAGCGGCATCTCGATCGTGTACCAGGTATCGGGCATTGTCTCCAGCTCGATCACACCGCTCGTCGCAACGGCGCTTCTGCACTACGGCAATTTGCAGCCGTGGTGGATTGCCCTCTATATCGCGTGTGTTGGCCTGCTCAGCTCGGTTTGTACGTACTTTATCCGGCGCACGTTCTGA
- a CDS encoding MgtC/SapB family protein, with protein sequence MPGNIELIARLLFAAVLGGVIGFERERFAFPAGLRTHMLVCVASALVMIVSAFGFEDTRSMPNVALDPSRVAAQVVSGIGFLGAGAILLRGEVVRGLTTAASVWAVAGIGLAAGGGLYVLALAATVIILTTLTWVKPVARQLRTKGKLRRALRLQVDRGAITLPVLCRLFGEDGPRLKHISVHEDSDEQRDLVTISLSRMSADEFVAYRNMLSELIGVREVEEIEVH encoded by the coding sequence ATGCCGGGCAATATCGAACTGATCGCAAGGCTGCTCTTTGCCGCGGTGCTGGGCGGCGTAATCGGATTCGAGCGGGAGCGGTTTGCGTTTCCGGCCGGCTTGCGCACGCATATGCTGGTGTGCGTGGCGTCCGCGCTCGTGATGATCGTCTCGGCGTTCGGCTTCGAGGACACCCGCTCGATGCCGAACGTCGCGCTCGATCCATCGCGTGTAGCCGCACAAGTGGTGTCGGGAATCGGCTTTCTCGGCGCTGGCGCAATCCTGCTGCGCGGCGAAGTGGTGCGAGGGCTGACAACGGCAGCGAGTGTCTGGGCCGTCGCGGGCATCGGGCTCGCGGCGGGTGGCGGACTTTACGTACTGGCGCTAGCGGCCACGGTGATCATTCTGACGACGCTCACCTGGGTCAAGCCGGTAGCGCGCCAGTTGCGCACGAAAGGCAAACTGCGCCGGGCACTGCGCCTTCAGGTGGATCGGGGCGCGATCACGCTGCCGGTGCTGTGCCGCCTGTTCGGCGAGGACGGCCCCCGGCTCAAGCACATCAGCGTTCACGAGGACAGCGACGAACAGCGGGACCTCGTGACGATTTCGCTGTCACGCATGTCCGCGGACGAATTCGTTGCTTACCGCAACATGCTCAGCGAACTGATCGGCGTGCGCGAGGTCGAGGAGATCGAAGTGCACTGA
- a CDS encoding phosphocholine-specific phospholipase C: MIRMNRRTFLHAAAAGAALSAFPPAIQRALAIPANNATGTINDVEHVVIFMQENRSFDHYFGTLPGVRGYSDRFTIPMASGNPVWIQQGTSGTVQPYHLDPALGNGLYVGGAHSWSDQQAAWDGGRMSAWPKAKSIAASMGYLEQNDLSFHSALANAFTLCDGYHTSTHTGTFPNRIFLWSGTNGANVVGHPVTSNTGWGYTVSGNTIGSSSTGLPWTTYPERLQAAGVSWKVYQNPTNNSNNNQLGAFASYRAAVEAMAAKGYTVNTPYSSPVMEPISPLLKGVGNTMPDGGYLQAFADDIAAGTLPQVSWIVAPAAYSEHPILSIPNQGAWYIQTLLDMLTANPDIWSRTVLLIPYDENDCFFDHAPPPDPPWRNSDGTYLGKSTVDISSEYFTMPHLPFDADSTLPDGRPFGAAARAPMLVVSPWSAGGWVNSQVFDHTSTLRFLEQRFGVVEENISPWRRTVFGDLTSCFNFSNPNSATPTLVAAPTKAQADATYSQQQAAAGVPVPTVGSVPLPTQQLTSRPSRALPYRLHTSSNVDTKDGTVWLTFSNTGTQGAVFHVYDRLNLAAYPRRYTVEAGKEIADSWNVAANAPAAQYSLWVLGPNGYHRLFEGNAATVASGPNPEVRVRYDHDNNAVYLTIMNAGNASAQVTVTSNAYRSDGPWVYAVAAGMQVEPHWTLSQSGGWYDFTVSAAEQFVRRFAGRLETGRDGISDPAMGVG; this comes from the coding sequence ATGATCAGAATGAATCGCCGCACCTTCCTGCACGCCGCCGCAGCCGGAGCCGCGCTGAGCGCATTTCCTCCGGCTATCCAGCGCGCGCTCGCCATCCCGGCAAACAACGCGACCGGTACAATCAACGATGTGGAGCACGTCGTCATCTTCATGCAGGAGAACCGGTCGTTCGACCATTATTTCGGCACCTTGCCGGGCGTGCGCGGCTATAGCGACCGCTTCACGATTCCCATGGCCTCAGGCAATCCCGTCTGGATCCAGCAGGGGACCTCGGGTACCGTGCAGCCGTATCACCTCGATCCTGCTCTCGGCAACGGACTCTACGTGGGCGGCGCGCATTCCTGGAGCGATCAGCAGGCCGCATGGGACGGTGGACGCATGTCGGCCTGGCCGAAGGCGAAGAGCATTGCTGCGTCGATGGGTTATCTGGAGCAGAACGACTTGTCGTTCCACTCGGCGCTCGCCAATGCGTTTACGCTGTGTGACGGGTACCACACGTCGACGCATACCGGCACATTCCCGAACCGGATTTTCCTGTGGAGCGGCACGAATGGCGCGAACGTGGTGGGCCACCCGGTAACCAGCAACACCGGTTGGGGCTACACCGTTTCGGGCAACACGATCGGCTCGTCGAGCACGGGCCTGCCGTGGACCACGTATCCGGAGCGCCTGCAAGCGGCAGGCGTCAGCTGGAAGGTCTACCAGAACCCGACCAATAACAGCAATAACAATCAGCTGGGCGCGTTCGCGAGCTACCGCGCCGCGGTTGAGGCAATGGCAGCGAAGGGTTATACCGTCAACACGCCATACTCGTCGCCGGTGATGGAGCCGATTTCCCCGTTGCTCAAAGGCGTGGGCAACACCATGCCGGATGGCGGCTATTTGCAGGCGTTCGCCGACGACATCGCGGCCGGTACCTTGCCGCAGGTCAGCTGGATTGTCGCGCCGGCAGCCTACAGCGAACACCCGATCTTATCCATTCCGAATCAGGGTGCCTGGTATATCCAGACGCTGCTCGACATGCTCACTGCGAATCCGGATATCTGGAGCCGCACGGTTCTCCTCATTCCCTACGATGAGAACGATTGTTTCTTCGATCATGCTCCGCCTCCCGATCCGCCGTGGCGAAACAGCGACGGCACCTACCTGGGCAAGTCCACCGTCGACATCTCGAGCGAATACTTCACGATGCCGCACCTGCCGTTCGACGCCGACTCGACCTTGCCGGACGGGCGGCCCTTCGGCGCGGCGGCACGCGCGCCGATGCTGGTGGTTTCGCCATGGAGTGCCGGTGGCTGGGTCAATTCGCAGGTGTTCGATCACACGTCCACGTTGCGCTTTCTCGAGCAGCGGTTCGGGGTAGTGGAAGAGAACATCAGTCCGTGGCGGCGCACGGTATTCGGCGACCTGACTTCGTGCTTCAATTTCAGCAATCCGAACAGCGCCACGCCGACACTGGTCGCCGCGCCGACCAAGGCGCAAGCCGACGCGACCTATTCACAGCAGCAGGCTGCCGCGGGCGTACCCGTACCCACGGTTGGATCGGTGCCGTTACCCACGCAGCAATTGACATCGCGTCCATCGCGCGCGCTGCCGTACCGGCTGCACACCAGCTCAAATGTCGACACGAAGGACGGGACGGTGTGGCTGACCTTCAGCAACACCGGTACTCAGGGCGCGGTGTTCCACGTCTACGACAGGTTAAATCTTGCTGCTTATCCGCGTCGCTACACCGTGGAAGCCGGCAAGGAGATCGCCGATTCATGGAATGTCGCCGCTAACGCGCCGGCGGCCCAGTACAGCCTGTGGGTGCTGGGTCCCAATGGATATCACCGGTTGTTCGAAGGAAACGCCGCAACGGTGGCAAGCGGGCCGAACCCGGAGGTGCGGGTCCGCTACGACCATGACAACAACGCCGTCTATCTGACGATCATGAATGCCGGCAACGCGTCGGCGCAAGTCACCGTCACATCCAATGCTTATCGCAGCGACGGTCCGTGGGTCTATGCGGTTGCTGCCGGCATGCAGGTGGAACCGCACTGGACGCTGTCGCAATCCGGTGGCTGGTACGACTTCACCGTCAGTGCCGCAGAGCAGTTCGTGCGGCGGTTCGCCGGACGCCTCGAAACCGGCAGGGATGGTATTAGCGATCCGGCGATGGGGGTGGGTTGA
- a CDS encoding response regulator transcription factor has product MAQMSSVRVAVIADAPQVRARLQALVDATPAFGLVRSAADGEALAHDLTGSLPDVIVIDLEPEASDALRSEFDADQAPPALVLLTDEADSDGIHEALPGNVMAILPRDATAAEIVAAIGAAAAGLCVLPSEIFARLLSGRKPARSMASSVQVETLTLREIEVLTMLAEGLGNKEIARQLAISENTVKFHVSSIFGKLGATSRTEAVMLGMRHGFIMV; this is encoded by the coding sequence ATGGCACAGATGAGCTCGGTCCGGGTCGCGGTTATCGCCGATGCACCACAGGTGCGCGCGCGCCTGCAGGCGCTTGTCGATGCGACGCCGGCATTCGGGCTGGTGCGCAGCGCGGCCGACGGTGAAGCGCTCGCTCACGATCTGACCGGTTCGTTGCCTGATGTGATCGTCATCGACCTGGAGCCGGAGGCGAGCGACGCGCTCAGGTCCGAGTTCGATGCGGATCAGGCGCCGCCGGCACTCGTCCTGTTGACCGACGAGGCAGACAGCGACGGAATTCACGAGGCGTTGCCAGGCAACGTGATGGCGATCCTGCCGCGAGACGCGACGGCGGCCGAAATCGTCGCCGCGATCGGCGCGGCGGCCGCAGGGCTTTGCGTATTGCCGTCGGAGATCTTTGCGAGGCTGCTGAGCGGGCGCAAGCCGGCTCGTTCGATGGCCTCCTCGGTGCAGGTCGAAACGCTGACCCTACGCGAGATCGAAGTGCTGACGATGCTTGCCGAAGGGCTTGGCAACAAGGAGATCGCGCGCCAACTCGCCATCTCCGAGAACACCGTGAAATTCCACGTCTCGTCGATTTTCGGCAAGCTGGGCGCGACGAGCCGCACCGAAGCGGTGATGCTGGGCATGCGGCACGGATTCATCATGGTGTAG
- a CDS encoding LysR substrate-binding domain-containing protein encodes MRLTQLRSFYAVGKHGSVTGAARALHVSQPTVTTQVRDLEESYGVELFHRSGRRIMLSAAGETLFAIAQRMFGNEQEAIDFLKESAGLSTGIIRVGAVGPLHAMEIVAAFHLRYPGLRVSIRLGNSEETVRGLLSYETDVAVLAQYGANPLLHYVPYRQHPLVIIVPAAHRLARRRSVRLEELRDEAMIMREPGSTTRKALEDALRQHGIAPNFSLEVGSREAVREAVILGLGIAAVSEREHVDDSRLRKLTIHGEQVVTHAHVACLAERKTARLVQAFLEVVNQVLIEKDAGGALR; translated from the coding sequence ATGCGACTTACTCAATTGCGCTCGTTCTACGCCGTCGGCAAGCACGGCAGCGTGACCGGCGCCGCCCGGGCGCTGCACGTCAGCCAGCCGACTGTCACAACCCAGGTGCGGGATCTGGAGGAAAGTTACGGGGTGGAGTTGTTCCACCGCAGCGGCCGGCGAATCATGCTGAGCGCGGCTGGGGAGACCCTGTTCGCGATTGCCCAGCGGATGTTCGGCAACGAACAGGAGGCCATCGACTTTCTGAAGGAATCAGCGGGTCTGAGCACCGGGATCATCCGCGTGGGCGCGGTCGGACCACTCCACGCCATGGAAATCGTCGCAGCGTTCCATCTGCGCTATCCGGGATTACGCGTATCGATCCGGCTCGGCAACTCGGAGGAAACCGTGCGCGGCCTGTTGTCGTATGAAACGGACGTCGCGGTGCTGGCGCAATACGGCGCCAACCCTCTGCTCCATTACGTGCCCTATCGGCAGCACCCGCTGGTCATCATCGTGCCGGCGGCACATCGGCTGGCGCGCCGGCGCAGCGTCCGTCTGGAAGAACTGCGCGACGAAGCGATGATCATGCGCGAACCGGGCTCCACGACCCGCAAGGCACTCGAAGACGCACTACGTCAGCACGGCATCGCGCCGAACTTTTCGCTGGAAGTGGGCAGCCGCGAGGCCGTACGCGAAGCGGTCATACTCGGACTCGGCATAGCCGCGGTGTCGGAGCGCGAACACGTCGACGATTCGCGGCTGCGCAAGCTGACGATCCACGGCGAGCAGGTGGTGACCCACGCGCATGTCGCCTGCCTCGCCGAGCGTAAAACCGCGCGGCTCGTGCAGGCGTTCCTTG
- the psrA gene encoding iron-containing alcohol dehydrogenase PsrA, with protein MNGVFWNPVEVNFGPGCIERLPEILNGRRAVVVTFAEAAQLGLVQRVRELCGDSVVAVIDDVQPNPDVTHIAGMYRDFWRRHENCPVVVAIGGGSVLDTAKTLMVGTQSNEFDELLALLDTGKPFTPPRVKSLITVPTTAGTGSEVTPWATIWDRTIKQRKYSLQLPQTWPEAAIVDPDLTLSLPHSVTVQSGLDALSHALEAIWNVNANPISDEFAVSAARDMLATLPALVANLQDRTLRERASLAALKAGLAFSNTKTALAHSISYEMTIHHGLPHGIACSFTLPMVLDLALGKNASRDAVLAKVFPCPLADARDYLTGFLEALGVRTSFSSYGVSAEESDRMIAHALSGPRGRNFIAAAA; from the coding sequence ATGAACGGTGTTTTCTGGAATCCAGTAGAGGTGAATTTCGGCCCCGGTTGTATCGAGCGGCTGCCCGAAATTCTCAACGGCCGCCGCGCGGTGGTCGTGACTTTCGCCGAGGCGGCGCAGCTCGGGCTCGTGCAACGTGTGCGCGAGTTGTGTGGCGATAGCGTGGTCGCGGTGATCGACGACGTGCAACCGAACCCGGACGTCACCCATATCGCCGGCATGTACCGCGACTTCTGGCGCAGGCACGAGAACTGCCCCGTGGTGGTCGCGATCGGCGGCGGCAGCGTGCTCGACACGGCCAAAACGCTGATGGTCGGTACGCAAAGCAATGAGTTCGACGAACTGCTGGCCTTGCTCGACACGGGCAAGCCGTTCACGCCGCCGCGCGTGAAATCGCTGATCACGGTGCCGACTACCGCGGGCACCGGCAGCGAAGTGACGCCGTGGGCGACGATCTGGGATCGCACGATCAAGCAACGCAAGTATTCGCTGCAACTTCCGCAGACGTGGCCGGAAGCCGCGATCGTCGATCCGGATCTCACGCTGTCGCTGCCGCACTCGGTCACGGTGCAGAGTGGCCTCGATGCGCTGTCGCATGCGCTAGAAGCCATCTGGAACGTCAATGCGAATCCGATTTCCGACGAATTCGCCGTGTCCGCAGCGCGCGACATGCTTGCCACGCTGCCGGCGCTGGTCGCCAATCTGCAGGACCGGACGCTACGCGAGCGCGCTTCGCTCGCCGCGCTCAAAGCCGGGCTCGCGTTCTCGAACACGAAGACCGCACTGGCTCATTCCATTTCGTATGAGATGACGATCCATCACGGTCTGCCCCATGGCATCGCCTGTTCATTCACGCTGCCCATGGTGCTGGATCTCGCGCTTGGAAAGAACGCGTCGCGCGATGCCGTGCTCGCGAAAGTCTTCCCGTGTCCGCTGGCCGATGCGCGCGACTACCTGACCGGTTTTCTCGAAGCACTCGGCGTGCGTACCTCGTTTTCGAGCTATGGCGTGAGCGCCGAGGAATCGGACCGGATGATCGCGCACGCCTTGAGCGGCCCACGCGGACGCAATTTCATCGCTGCCGCGGCCTGA